In Candidatus Chlorohelix allophototropha, one DNA window encodes the following:
- a CDS encoding universal stress protein: MSTLNMQDAEVERSKPQTSPALRKIHTTLLATDGTVHAERALLNTIHLVQHSGGNLIIVYYADPNDTALFGAMGCTSSEAWEQQGKLVLEQLEKKARDAGLTEVSVLLEPYKGEEGLSLLATKVQADVVVMASHLFCLG, encoded by the coding sequence ATGAGCACCTTAAATATGCAAGATGCTGAAGTAGAAAGAAGTAAACCGCAAACGTCGCCCGCTTTGAGAAAAATCCACACTACATTGCTGGCAACAGACGGGACTGTACATGCTGAAAGAGCATTATTGAATACCATACACCTTGTTCAGCATAGCGGTGGAAATTTGATCATAGTCTATTATGCCGACCCTAATGATACCGCTTTATTCGGTGCAATGGGCTGTACTAGCTCGGAAGCTTGGGAACAGCAAGGTAAGTTAGTGCTTGAGCAACTGGAAAAGAAGGCTAGAGACGCGGGTTTGACTGAGGTTTCGGTGCTACTTGAGCCTTATAAAGGGGAAGAGGGATTGAGCCTATTAGCTACTAAAGTTCAGGCGGACGTAGTTGTAATGGCATCTCATCTCTTTTGTTTGGGTTAA
- a CDS encoding PAS domain-containing sensor histidine kinase, with protein sequence MRYTRLARRQRTQNDGDEVYSSLMSNENALEKSESLLGFLEFMAEGVMILDSSRIIRAINSSMERMFGWSEADLVGKLCLDIFGCQHPDSSTSLCVNLCPLMTMRALLDRLHPINYYEISMLTKSGERREVSASFAPLSLPFLTQTNAEIRDSQEKLPLTLPNKVPAYSIIVLRDVTDLKRQDRIKSQFIATASHQLRTPLSSIKTSIGLLLASVGEDFSDPLRRLLMNIQVSSMRMERLVNDMIELTNLQSGRVKMQRNHIEVRDLVDKAVNLIRANLEYKKQILKLDLPTDPVYLDTDYGRISQVLGHLLSNASKFSASGGEIALQVYPVAHDGQATFLQREAVFCVRDSGIGISVQEQNMIFEKFYQSQVAENSNEVGGGLGLPMAKALVELNGGRLWFESEPGKGSKFYFALPSSG encoded by the coding sequence ATGAGGTACACTAGACTTGCACGTAGGCAAAGAACGCAAAATGATGGAGACGAGGTCTATAGCTCGCTAATGTCTAACGAGAACGCGCTTGAAAAATCGGAATCCTTACTTGGATTTCTGGAATTCATGGCAGAAGGTGTCATGATATTAGATAGCTCTAGAATTATCAGAGCGATAAATTCATCGATGGAGCGAATGTTTGGCTGGAGTGAGGCTGACCTAGTAGGTAAGTTATGCCTTGATATATTCGGCTGTCAGCATCCAGATAGCTCTACTTCACTATGTGTAAATCTATGCCCTTTGATGACGATGCGTGCCTTATTGGATCGGCTGCATCCCATCAATTACTATGAAATTTCTATGCTAACGAAAAGCGGTGAAAGGCGTGAAGTCAGTGCCAGTTTTGCGCCGCTATCATTGCCTTTTTTGACCCAAACAAATGCTGAAATTAGGGATTCACAAGAAAAGTTACCACTAACACTACCAAACAAAGTACCAGCATATAGTATAATTGTACTTAGGGATGTAACCGATTTAAAGCGGCAAGATCGGATTAAGTCACAGTTTATAGCCACAGCTTCGCACCAACTACGTACTCCTCTTTCCAGTATCAAAACCTCAATTGGTTTGTTGCTGGCAAGTGTAGGTGAAGATTTTAGTGATCCATTGCGCCGCTTGTTAATGAATATACAGGTAAGTTCAATGCGAATGGAGCGTTTGGTAAACGATATGATCGAGCTTACCAATCTCCAGAGCGGGCGAGTTAAGATGCAGCGCAACCATATCGAGGTACGTGATCTGGTTGATAAAGCAGTTAATTTGATTCGAGCTAATCTCGAATACAAAAAACAAATTCTTAAGCTTGATTTACCTACTGATCCGGTCTATCTTGATACCGATTACGGGCGTATAAGTCAGGTACTTGGTCATTTGCTTTCTAATGCCAGTAAGTTTAGCGCATCCGGTGGTGAGATTGCATTACAGGTTTATCCAGTAGCACATGATGGGCAGGCTACATTCCTACAAAGAGAAGCTGTTTTCTGCGTGAGAGATAGTGGTATCGGTATTTCTGTACAAGAACAAAATATGATTTTTGAAAAATTTTACCAAAGTCAGGTCGCGGAAAACTCAAATGAAGTTGGTGGAGGTTTGGGCTTGCCGATGGCAAAAGCTCTGGTAGAATTAAATGGGGGTCGGCTCTGGTTTGAGAGTGAGCCGGGCAAAGGGAGTAAGTTTTATTTTGCGCTCCCTTCCAGTGGATAA
- a CDS encoding response regulator transcription factor produces the protein MKILVVDDDKNIVEAITIGFQLQWQEVEVLTAPDGEKGLDMFYENNPDIILLDVMMPHKDGFTALKEIRRTSDVPIIMLTARGDELDKVKGLELGSDDYLTKPFSHLELFARIKAVLRRAEMPPPMNAMPSFVSGDISINFENREVLKKAIPIKMTPTEYSLLFLLARNAGRVVPFETLLDKVWGPEYREQLDYLKTYLSRLRKKLEDDPENPRYLITERGLGYRFVKIGGK, from the coding sequence ATGAAGATTCTGGTCGTTGACGACGATAAAAATATAGTTGAAGCTATTACAATCGGTTTCCAACTACAATGGCAAGAAGTGGAAGTATTAACAGCCCCGGACGGTGAGAAGGGGCTAGATATGTTTTACGAAAATAACCCCGATATAATTCTCCTCGACGTGATGATGCCCCATAAGGATGGTTTTACTGCCCTCAAGGAAATTCGCCGCACCAGCGATGTTCCTATAATCATGCTAACTGCGCGTGGTGATGAACTCGATAAGGTTAAAGGGTTGGAACTTGGCTCGGATGATTATCTCACCAAGCCGTTTTCTCATCTAGAACTCTTTGCCCGCATTAAAGCTGTTTTGCGACGTGCCGAAATGCCGCCGCCTATGAATGCCATGCCTTCATTTGTAAGTGGCGATATATCAATTAACTTTGAGAATCGTGAAGTGCTGAAGAAGGCTATACCGATTAAAATGACTCCTACCGAATACAGCCTATTGTTTCTTTTGGCACGAAACGCCGGGCGCGTAGTGCCGTTTGAAACTTTACTGGATAAGGTCTGGGGTCCTGAGTATAGAGAGCAATTGGATTATCTCAAAACATATCTAAGCCGCCTGCGCAAGAAATTGGAAGATGATCCCGAAAATCCCCGTTATCTGATCACCGAGCGCGGCTTAGGCTATCGCTTTGTAAAGATTGGCGGAAAATAA
- the obgE gene encoding GTPase ObgE: MFYDKAKIHLKAGDGGNGSASMRREKFVPFGGPDGGDGGRGGSIYLKVDTSLNTLLPFKYKQHYKAQSGGNGRKRQMHGSAGYDLYIKVPPGTIFYTEPDPDHPERPVLQGDLTEPGQTIMVARAGRGGLGNTHYKTSTHQAPRMAQNGEPGEARWLRLELKILADVGLVGFPNAGKSTLLSAITAATPKIADYPFTTLEPNLGVVIIDNDYTYVVADIPGLIEGASKGVGLGHEFLRHIERTRLLVHILDGSGYSGRDPINDYEQINKELADYSPELAAKPQIVVINKVDIPETQENLARLKEYFRQKDIEPQIISAAGRQGTKELILQIAQAVKELPSATVLAASREGEIPVLTPATLDDDAFTVIVEAPGEYRVRGKRIERIVAMTPMENWEALERLQLVLDRMGISRALDREGVKGGDLVKFGEKELYWEDNR; this comes from the coding sequence ATGTTTTATGATAAAGCTAAAATCCATTTAAAAGCCGGTGATGGCGGAAATGGTTCGGCTTCTATGCGGCGTGAAAAATTCGTGCCGTTTGGCGGTCCCGATGGCGGTGATGGAGGGCGTGGAGGTTCAATTTACCTGAAGGTAGATACTTCCCTGAACACCCTTTTGCCGTTCAAATACAAACAGCACTATAAAGCGCAAAGCGGCGGCAACGGTAGAAAACGGCAAATGCACGGTTCGGCAGGGTATGACCTTTATATCAAAGTTCCGCCCGGCACTATTTTCTATACCGAACCCGACCCTGACCATCCAGAACGACCTGTTTTACAAGGTGACCTCACAGAACCCGGTCAGACTATTATGGTAGCGCGGGCGGGGCGCGGTGGTCTGGGCAATACCCACTACAAAACCAGTACCCATCAAGCGCCGCGAATGGCGCAAAACGGCGAGCCGGGCGAAGCGCGCTGGTTGCGACTGGAACTAAAGATTCTTGCCGATGTTGGGTTGGTGGGTTTCCCCAACGCCGGTAAAAGCACCTTGCTTTCTGCTATTACCGCTGCTACCCCCAAAATTGCCGATTATCCCTTTACCACTCTAGAACCAAATCTTGGTGTAGTAATTATCGACAATGATTATACCTATGTAGTGGCAGACATCCCCGGCTTGATCGAGGGCGCGTCCAAGGGAGTAGGGCTTGGGCATGAATTTCTCAGGCATATCGAACGTACTCGCCTTCTGGTGCATATACTGGACGGCAGCGGGTATTCCGGGCGCGATCCTATAAACGATTACGAGCAGATAAACAAAGAACTAGCGGATTATAGCCCCGAACTAGCCGCTAAGCCCCAGATAGTAGTTATCAACAAAGTTGATATACCGGAAACGCAAGAGAATCTAGCACGCTTGAAAGAGTATTTCCGCCAAAAAGATATAGAGCCGCAAATCATATCCGCAGCCGGGCGGCAGGGTACTAAAGAATTGATTTTGCAGATAGCGCAAGCCGTTAAGGAATTGCCGTCTGCTACCGTATTGGCAGCTTCAAGGGAAGGTGAAATACCAGTTCTAACACCTGCTACTCTAGATGATGATGCTTTTACCGTTATTGTCGAAGCTCCGGGTGAGTACCGAGTACGCGGTAAGCGCATTGAGCGGATTGTTGCCATGACCCCAATGGAAAATTGGGAAGCGTTAGAGCGCTTACAGTTAGTGCTTGATCGCATGGGTATCAGTCGGGCGCTAGATCGCGAAGGCGTTAAGGGCGGTGACTTAGTTAAATTCGGAGAGAAGGAATTATACTGGGAAGATAATCGCTAA
- a CDS encoding sigma-70 family RNA polymerase sigma factor: MMGQKASNTSSYINSKAQAVHLGEETLLNGNSSEETEETDELEGSLDEPTGAMLAEVEELEKDALGESLTPVDNVATPVVRHSVAYDHDHDYYSDDSVASYLREIGRVALLTYEQEIELAKRLAEGDERTREEARNHLMEANLRLVVSIARKYSNRAGGLTLLDLIQEGNIGLMRAIDKYDYKLGYKFSTYATWWIRQSVTRAIADQGRLIRLPAHLNEQLARVQRVRRDLVSRLNREPSLEELAKDLEMPLVRLERLLAASQEAVSLETPVGDEGEGTSLGDFIEDPNSMDPVAQAGVEAMKAAVQEALEKLTPREQQIIKLRYGLDEGGRPRTLEEVAREFGITRERIRQIEAKVLRKLRHPRIGKVLRAFLDDQS; this comes from the coding sequence ATGATGGGACAAAAGGCATCAAATACCAGCAGTTACATAAATAGTAAAGCTCAGGCCGTACATCTCGGCGAGGAAACATTGCTAAACGGGAACTCATCAGAAGAAACCGAAGAAACAGACGAACTTGAAGGCTCGCTTGACGAGCCTACCGGCGCTATGCTGGCAGAAGTTGAGGAACTTGAGAAAGACGCTCTAGGAGAAAGTCTTACTCCTGTCGATAACGTAGCTACTCCAGTTGTTCGACATTCTGTTGCCTATGATCATGATCATGATTATTACAGTGACGATAGTGTAGCCAGCTACCTCCGCGAAATAGGCAGGGTAGCTTTACTCACCTACGAACAAGAAATTGAACTGGCTAAACGTTTGGCGGAGGGCGATGAGCGTACTCGTGAGGAAGCCCGTAACCACCTAATGGAAGCAAACTTGCGCTTGGTGGTTAGTATTGCACGCAAGTATAGTAACCGTGCAGGCGGCTTAACCTTACTTGACCTTATACAAGAAGGCAACATCGGATTGATGCGCGCCATCGACAAATATGATTATAAGCTAGGATATAAATTCTCTACTTATGCCACTTGGTGGATTCGCCAATCGGTAACACGTGCCATAGCCGATCAAGGACGGCTAATTCGCTTACCGGCTCACCTAAATGAACAACTCGCCAGAGTACAAAGGGTGCGACGTGATCTCGTTTCTCGCCTGAACCGTGAACCGAGCCTTGAAGAACTGGCAAAAGACCTTGAAATGCCGCTGGTAAGGCTTGAGAGGCTATTGGCTGCCAGTCAGGAAGCTGTCTCATTGGAAACACCGGTGGGCGATGAGGGCGAAGGCACTTCTCTGGGAGATTTTATCGAAGACCCTAACAGCATGGATCCAGTTGCACAGGCTGGCGTAGAAGCGATGAAGGCAGCAGTGCAAGAAGCGCTGGAAAAACTTACCCCTCGCGAACAGCAAATTATTAAATTGCGCTACGGACTGGACGAGGGTGGCAGACCACGCACCCTTGAAGAGGTCGCCCGTGAGTTTGGTATTACTCGCGAACGAATTCGCCAGATTGAGGCGAAAGTATTGCGCAAGTTGCGCCACCCCCGTATCGGCAAAGTCCTGCGCGCCTTCCTTGACGACCAGAGCTAA
- a CDS encoding choice-of-anchor Y domain-containing protein: protein MILTLLVAIFLAACNEMPTPTPTLKPDTPTPLISTASITATPIPQSDLVVLYDGALDKGTPDTQGFKMLIMPMVGSSSTQSYKAGVTTLDTQQSANDLTGYFAKPNLMPILYQEKGFTLSFKIQIVREEHKYGDRNKDGISDRAGFSVSLLSKDKKGIELAFWTNQIWAQNDGPAQPSTNNGTLFTHGESVDFNTTAALTSYELTIKGATYTLSTDSKVLLTNKLRDYSNFGFPYNQSNFLFLGDNSGSASVIVKIAYAAITAH from the coding sequence GTGATTTTAACCTTATTGGTGGCTATTTTTCTGGCTGCCTGTAACGAGATGCCGACTCCCACGCCAACATTAAAACCGGATACTCCCACTCCCTTAATCTCTACAGCTTCAATAACAGCTACCCCAATTCCCCAAAGCGATTTGGTGGTACTCTACGATGGTGCGCTTGATAAGGGGACTCCTGATACACAAGGTTTTAAGATGTTGATTATGCCGATGGTAGGTTCTAGTTCAACTCAGTCTTATAAAGCTGGTGTTACAACCCTTGATACTCAACAATCAGCTAACGACCTCACCGGATATTTTGCCAAACCCAATCTGATGCCGATTCTCTACCAAGAAAAAGGCTTTACCCTAAGTTTCAAAATTCAGATTGTTAGAGAAGAACACAAATATGGCGACCGTAACAAAGATGGAATATCCGACCGGGCAGGTTTCAGCGTTTCGCTATTAAGCAAAGATAAAAAAGGAATTGAACTTGCCTTTTGGACAAACCAGATTTGGGCACAAAATGACGGACCAGCACAGCCAAGTACTAACAATGGAACATTATTCACCCATGGGGAAAGCGTGGATTTCAATACTACGGCTGCGCTGACCAGCTATGAGCTTACAATTAAAGGCGCTACCTATACGCTTTCAACCGACAGCAAAGTTCTGCTCACCAATAAATTGCGAGATTATAGCAATTTTGGATTCCCTTACAATCAATCGAATTTTCTTTTTTTAGGTGATAATAGCGGTTCAGCCAGCGTAATTGTAAAAATTGCTTATGCCGCAATTACAGCACACTAG
- a CDS encoding RimK family alpha-L-glutamate ligase — MGKKLGILYTELREDENALIEAARKLGVEPILINTSEIVFDMQEGKVIVPGDAEVVIERTIDHFVALYSLILLERAGIKTVNSYEVARTCGDKLLTTIAFVENNVPTPRTQISFNLESAMTSINELSFPVMLKPITGDKGSLVARLNDYDAAKAVLEYKDQLGQYDHAIYYLQEYLQNRPGRDIRAFVIGNQVVKAIYMIANRATSSGDKNLTVIDCPLTPQIVEVALAAAKAVGGGVLAVDLIEDGDSLKAIEVDYTIEFSSLGLAKELAPLIIQYALAQI; from the coding sequence ATGGGGAAAAAGCTTGGCATTCTCTACACGGAACTGCGCGAAGACGAAAACGCTCTGATTGAGGCGGCGCGCAAACTCGGAGTTGAGCCGATCCTAATAAATACTTCCGAAATAGTATTTGATATGCAAGAAGGTAAGGTTATTGTACCGGGCGATGCCGAAGTGGTTATTGAACGCACCATCGACCACTTTGTAGCATTATACAGCCTTATACTGCTTGAAAGAGCCGGAATCAAAACGGTTAATAGCTATGAGGTAGCGCGAACCTGTGGCGACAAATTGCTCACTACTATTGCTTTTGTGGAAAATAATGTGCCTACTCCGCGCACCCAAATATCTTTTAACCTAGAAAGCGCAATGACCAGCATTAATGAGTTAAGCTTCCCGGTTATGCTTAAGCCCATCACCGGGGATAAAGGCTCATTGGTGGCGCGGCTGAACGATTATGATGCTGCTAAAGCTGTGCTGGAATACAAAGATCAGCTTGGACAGTACGACCATGCCATTTACTATTTACAGGAATATCTCCAGAATCGCCCCGGAAGAGATATTCGCGCTTTTGTCATTGGCAATCAAGTCGTCAAAGCAATTTATATGATTGCCAACCGCGCTACCAGCAGTGGTGACAAAAATTTGACCGTAATTGATTGCCCGCTCACGCCACAAATAGTGGAAGTAGCGCTTGCGGCTGCCAAGGCGGTTGGTGGTGGCGTATTGGCGGTTGACCTGATTGAAGATGGTGATAGCCTCAAAGCAATCGAGGTTGATTATACTATCGAGTTCAGTTCGCTAGGTTTAGCAAAAGAACTTGCACCGCTCATCATTCAGTATGCCCTCGCACAGATATAA
- a CDS encoding LeuA family protein, with amino-acid sequence MEDTEPQNAAANGITPRRTNIKSVEILDTTLREGEQFSRAHFSFPQKIEIATALARFGVDYIEVGSPVSYPNALEELTTMVSQLKKRNSNSKVLVHCRVNQEDVDMALETGAYGINLFMGTSKFLQKASHGKSVEEVSKLACNMVEYVHSKGRFARFGAEDAFRTDLKDLLYICAALDEAGVDQVDFPDTVGGATPFEVYDRILEFTKRFRFKVEFHGHNDTGCGVANALAAMEAGAHCINVTVMGIGERNGICSLSGLVSRLYSLDRELVKQYNLVELPKLDKMVATILGVPIPHDMPITAPNAFTHKAGIHTKAILQDSQAYEVLRPEDFGIRRTLDIASRITGKHAIAARVRELELELEDADIAIITEKVRHAAGLEPISLENVDLIIKSHKPSSAGKED; translated from the coding sequence ATGGAGGACACCGAACCACAAAACGCGGCGGCGAACGGCATAACCCCGCGCCGCACGAATATCAAAAGCGTGGAGATTCTAGATACCACGTTACGCGAGGGCGAGCAATTCAGCCGCGCCCATTTTTCTTTCCCACAGAAAATCGAAATTGCCACCGCATTGGCGCGGTTTGGTGTTGACTACATTGAAGTAGGTTCGCCCGTCAGTTATCCGAATGCATTAGAAGAGCTTACTACTATGGTAAGCCAGCTTAAAAAGAGAAATTCGAACAGCAAGGTGCTGGTGCATTGTCGCGTCAATCAGGAAGATGTGGATATGGCGCTCGAAACCGGCGCTTATGGTATCAACCTTTTCATGGGTACCAGTAAGTTCCTTCAGAAAGCCAGCCACGGCAAAAGTGTTGAGGAAGTTTCAAAACTCGCCTGTAATATGGTAGAGTATGTACATAGTAAGGGGCGTTTCGCGCGCTTTGGCGCAGAAGATGCCTTCCGCACCGACCTCAAAGACCTTCTTTACATTTGCGCTGCGCTGGATGAAGCTGGCGTAGATCAGGTGGATTTCCCGGATACTGTGGGAGGGGCAACCCCGTTTGAAGTGTACGACCGCATATTGGAATTTACCAAACGCTTCCGATTCAAAGTTGAGTTTCACGGGCATAACGATACCGGGTGTGGGGTGGCAAACGCCCTTGCGGCGATGGAAGCCGGCGCACACTGTATCAACGTTACGGTTATGGGTATAGGCGAACGCAACGGTATCTGCTCCTTGAGCGGATTGGTATCGCGTCTCTATTCACTCGATCGGGAATTGGTCAAGCAATATAATCTGGTGGAATTGCCCAAGTTGGATAAAATGGTAGCGACCATACTGGGCGTACCTATTCCGCATGATATGCCGATCACTGCCCCGAATGCTTTTACTCATAAAGCCGGAATCCACACTAAAGCGATTTTGCAGGACAGTCAGGCTTACGAAGTGCTGCGACCCGAAGATTTCGGTATCCGCCGTACCCTCGATATTGCCAGCCGCATTACCGGTAAACATGCTATCGCCGCCCGTGTCCGTGAATTAGAACTGGAACTGGAAGATGCCGACATTGCTATCATCACTGAAAAAGTGCGGCACGCGGCAGGGCTTGAGCCTATTTCATTGGAAAACGTTGACCTGATTATTAAGAGTCATAAACCGTCTAGCGCCGGGAAGGAAGACTAA
- a CDS encoding ABC transporter permease subunit has translation MLRNIFLKTIRDNIRAILIWGILGGLLMLGVIKAYDSVFPEGPNKAKLIDEGYKAFNSLMIFSGKAVDIDTAGGYAHSKYLYMVPLLLGFFMLLMGTIIIRGEEERGSLDVLLSTPKKRISVILQKWCGMLVSLFIIVAIWGFGMLAGGASLTNSGVTAATAMLTALNVGITAMLFGTLGLLLGNFMSRKAASSWVIGIMAFTYFIKNIAYQLPNFEWLKYISPFYYYDESKPLARSVGTSAVSLAVLIGLNLVILVPAVLTYIKRDHGAYFELFKNRAAVKSERYQNTTTTGSPWLRNNFTFMLGELLPGTIIWGLSITAYILLIVPATDTYRQIFADLLKNSDLLQNIGFNVELTNEGILAISLFLILSVLAAIYAITQVALWSGEENDGHLELLLSTPESRPRLLLERFGATLVASTIYVLIQAVIFWVVALVSNVPVDFGKAAGAFFGLWVICAVVAGAGYLLSAFKAVVAVGILSGLILLSFLADLLSDLFKLPNWVVQLSIFRQYGRPIITGIDWTVQSLLLAICVGFVAIATFRFWKRDILN, from the coding sequence ATGTTACGAAATATTTTCCTGAAAACTATCCGAGATAATATTCGAGCAATCCTGATTTGGGGCATACTCGGTGGGTTGCTAATGCTCGGCGTGATAAAGGCTTATGACAGCGTGTTCCCGGAAGGACCTAACAAAGCTAAATTGATAGATGAAGGTTACAAAGCCTTCAATTCTCTCATGATTTTCTCAGGCAAAGCCGTAGATATAGATACCGCAGGTGGCTATGCCCATTCTAAATACCTCTACATGGTTCCGCTGCTACTGGGTTTCTTTATGCTGCTGATGGGCACAATTATTATCCGAGGCGAAGAGGAACGTGGTTCTTTAGATGTGTTGCTCTCTACCCCTAAAAAGCGCATCTCGGTCATACTCCAGAAGTGGTGCGGTATGCTGGTATCGCTGTTTATTATCGTAGCGATATGGGGCTTCGGGATGTTAGCGGGTGGCGCATCTCTGACGAACTCAGGGGTTACCGCTGCTACTGCAATGCTGACCGCACTCAACGTGGGAATAACCGCTATGCTATTCGGGACACTTGGGTTGCTGTTGGGTAATTTTATGTCCCGCAAAGCTGCCTCAAGCTGGGTAATCGGTATCATGGCATTCACCTACTTCATAAAAAACATCGCTTACCAGTTACCCAACTTTGAATGGTTAAAATACATTTCACCCTTCTATTATTATGATGAGAGCAAGCCGCTGGCGCGAAGCGTGGGCACAAGCGCGGTATCTTTAGCGGTATTGATAGGGCTAAACCTTGTGATACTCGTTCCGGCAGTGTTAACCTATATCAAGCGAGATCACGGCGCATATTTTGAGCTTTTCAAAAACCGGGCTGCGGTTAAGTCAGAAAGATATCAGAACACCACTACCACTGGTTCACCTTGGTTGCGCAATAATTTTACCTTTATGCTGGGGGAATTGCTGCCGGGCACAATAATTTGGGGTTTGTCGATAACCGCTTACATCTTGTTGATTGTACCTGCTACCGACACCTATCGTCAGATATTTGCCGACCTTCTTAAAAATTCGGATTTACTTCAGAATATTGGTTTTAACGTTGAGCTAACTAATGAAGGAATTTTGGCAATATCGCTTTTCCTGATACTTTCGGTGCTGGCAGCGATTTATGCCATCACACAAGTTGCACTCTGGTCGGGCGAGGAAAACGATGGGCATCTGGAGTTGTTGCTAAGTACACCGGAATCGCGTCCGCGCCTGCTGCTAGAGCGATTCGGGGCAACGCTGGTAGCCTCAACCATCTATGTATTGATACAAGCGGTAATTTTCTGGGTTGTTGCGTTGGTGAGCAATGTTCCGGTAGATTTTGGCAAAGCGGCAGGCGCTTTCTTCGGCTTATGGGTAATTTGCGCAGTGGTAGCGGGGGCAGGCTACTTGCTGTCAGCTTTCAAAGCGGTGGTAGCGGTTGGAATTTTGAGCGGTCTGATCCTGCTGAGCTTCCTAGCCGATTTACTATCTGATCTTTTCAAATTGCCTAATTGGGTGGTGCAATTGTCCATCTTCCGCCAATACGGACGACCGATTATTACCGGAATTGATTGGACGGTGCAAAGCTTGCTACTGGCTATTTGTGTCGGATTTGTAGCTATTGCAACCTTCCGTTTCTGGAAAAGGGATATTCTCAATTAA
- a CDS encoding ABC transporter ATP-binding protein → MVNSISAQKAESRVDINIKESKYALETNKLTKNYGSSRGIIELDLRVDQGEIFGFLGPNGAGKTTTIRLLLNLIYPTTGKASIFGLDCQNDTVEIRKHIGYLPGEFTMYSNLTGAKTLEYFANLRGGVDWKYVQELAQRLDLDMSKKFKQYSRGNKQKVGVIQALMHKPRLLVLDEPTSGLDPLNQQEFYKLIQEAKANGSTIFFSSHIMSEVEKVCDRVAIIREGKLVKIGMISELTDIKSHSLEITFNGQVPLEELSAIPGVSHFEVAPNDHRQTVRCVVRPESLDKILKVVSGYTVVNFVSREPSLEESFLEYYREQK, encoded by the coding sequence ATGGTAAATAGTATTTCAGCACAGAAGGCGGAGAGTCGGGTAGATATAAATATAAAGGAAAGCAAGTACGCCCTCGAAACCAACAAATTGACCAAAAACTACGGGTCGAGCCGGGGCATCATCGAACTCGATTTAAGGGTTGATCAGGGTGAAATTTTTGGTTTTCTCGGACCAAACGGCGCGGGTAAAACCACCACCATCCGTTTACTTTTGAACCTTATTTACCCTACCACCGGAAAAGCTAGCATCTTTGGTCTGGATTGCCAAAACGATACGGTAGAAATCCGCAAACATATCGGCTACTTGCCGGGCGAGTTTACAATGTATAGCAACCTTACTGGCGCAAAGACGCTCGAATATTTCGCCAATTTGCGCGGTGGGGTGGATTGGAAATATGTACAAGAACTGGCGCAACGCCTTGACCTCGATATGAGTAAAAAGTTCAAACAATATTCGCGCGGCAACAAACAAAAAGTAGGGGTTATCCAAGCGTTGATGCACAAACCCCGGTTGCTAGTGTTGGACGAACCCACCAGCGGGCTTGACCCGCTCAATCAGCAAGAATTTTACAAGCTCATCCAAGAGGCAAAAGCGAACGGCTCTACCATCTTCTTCAGTTCCCACATTATGAGCGAGGTGGAAAAAGTCTGTGATCGGGTAGCCATCATTCGCGAGGGCAAGTTGGTAAAAATAGGGATGATCAGCGAACTGACCGATATCAAATCCCATAGCCTTGAAATCACCTTTAACGGGCAAGTGCCGCTTGAAGAATTGAGCGCGATACCGGGCGTGAGCCATTTTGAGGTAGCGCCCAACGACCATCGTCAGACTGTACGTTGTGTGGTACGCCCCGAATCCTTGGACAAAATTTTAAAGGTGGTGTCGGGCTATACCGTAGTAAACTTTGTCAGTCGTGAGCCTTCGCTAGAAGAATCCTTCCTCGAATATTATCGCGAGCAGAAATAG